A single Watersipora subatra chromosome 7, tzWatSuba1.1, whole genome shotgun sequence DNA region contains:
- the LOC137400692 gene encoding putative protein FAM47C, protein MKTRIICKRAEVILEVIDYVYEPRYQRLLVLYIRAVVLEAIVLYIRAEVLEAIVLYVRAEVPEAMVLYIRAEVLEAIVLYIRAKVPETIVLCIRTGLSEAMVLYIRVEVPETKLLYIRAEVLEAIVLYIQADLPEAIALYIRTEVPVAIVLCIRTEVPEAIALYIWAEVLQAIVFYIRAEVLEASFLYIRTVVPEVIVLCIRAELPEAIIVLSISSERLILTLTMKGRVFQNSRFGQSSAPSAFLINFMTRIPPMT, encoded by the coding sequence ATGAAAACCAGAATTATCTGTAAACGAGCAGAGGTAATACTAGAGGTTATAGACTATGTATATGAGCCGAGGTACCAGAGGCTATTAGTTCTCTATATACGGGCAGTGGTACTAGAGGCTATAGTTCTCTATATACGGGCAGAGGTACTAGAGGCTATAGTTCTCTATGTACGAGCAGAGGTACCAGAGGCTATGGTTCTCTATATACGGGCAGAGGTACTAGAGGCTATAGTTCTCTATATACGGGCTAAGGTACCAGAAACTATAGTTCTCTGTATACGGACAGGCTTATCAGAGGCTATGGTTCTCTATATACGAGTAGAGGTACCAGAGACTAAACTTCTCTATATACGGGCAGAGGTTCTAGAGGCTATAGTTCTCTATATACAAGCAGACTTACCAGAGGCTATAGCTCTATATATACGAACAGAGGTACCAGTGGCTATTGTTCTCTGTATACGGACAGAGGTACCAGAGGCTATTGCTCTCTATATATGGGCAGAGGTACTACAGGCTATAGTTTTCTATATACGGGCAGAGGTACTAGAGGcttcatttttatatatacggACAGTGGTACCAGAGGTTATAGTTCTCTGTATACGGGCAGAGCTACCAGAGGCTATTATAGTTCTCAGTATCTCCTCGGAAAGACTGATTCTTACTTTGACTATGAAAGGTAGAGTCTTCCAAAACTCCAGGTTTGGACAAAGCTCTGCTCCTTCTGCTTTCCTTATAAACTTCATGACAAGAATTCCACCAATGACATAG